One region of Scophthalmus maximus strain ysfricsl-2021 chromosome 15, ASM2237912v1, whole genome shotgun sequence genomic DNA includes:
- the LOC118286805 gene encoding zinc transporter 2-like encodes MESPTDSEKQHLIEDQVEQLGWTVALEENFSRSELGDDASSALALCQPDDATSAAERDARLVARRKLFIACALTLVFMIGEVIGGYAAHSLAIMTDAAHLLTDFGSILISIFSLWISSRPRTQTMTFGWHRAEILGMLLSVVTIWALTATLLLSAAQRIRDGDYDIDSRIMLMTSGCAVGINVLMVLILHQSGAPHGHSHGSRQQQRRGDVERRRHGNASVRAAFVHVVGDLVQSVGVLLAAAVIHIWPECKVADPICTFLFSVLVLGTTFPVTKDILRILMEGSPRDVPLSRVRELLLLSVGGVVAVHSLHVWSLNMSNALLSVHVVTDEDADSQIVLTEATELLRSEFGFSGVTIQVERDEPRSQTVATDT; translated from the exons ATGGAGTCACCGACGGACTCAGAGAAACAACATCTGATCGAGGATCAAGTGGAACAACTTGGATG GACGGTTGCTCTGGAGGAAAACTTCTCCAGATCGGAGCTCGGTGACGACGCCTCCAGCGCGCTCGCTCTGTGTCAACCCGACGACGCGACGTCCGCAGCTGAACGTGACGCGAGACTCGTTGCCAGGAGGAAGCTCTTCATCGCCTGCGCCCTCACCCTCGTGTTCATGATCGGGGAGGTGATCG gcGGATACGCTGCCCACAGTCTGGCCATCATGACGGACGCCGCTCATCTCCTCACCGACTTCGGGAGCATCTTGATCAGCATCTTCTCTCTGTGGATCTCGTCCAGGCCTCGGACGCAGACCATGACCTTCGGGTGGCATCGAGCAG AAATCCTGGGCATGTTACTGTCCGTCGTGACCATCTGGGCTTTGACGGCGACGCTGCTCCTCTCGGCGGCGCAGAGGATCCGAGACGGAGACTACGACATCGACAGTCGGATCATGTTGATGACGTCCGGCTGTGCCGTGGGGATCAACGTCCT gaTGGTCCTGATCCTCCATCAGTCGGGCGCCCCACACGGACACAGCCAcggcagcaggcagcagcagcggcggggGGACGTGGAGCGCCGGAGGCACGGCAACGCCAGCGTGAGGGCGGCCTTCGTCCACGTGGTGGGAGATCTGGTGCAAAGCGTCGGGGTCCTGCTCGCTGCCGCCGTCATCCACATCTGG CCTGAGTGTAAAGTAGCAGATCCCATCTGTACGTTCCTGTTCTCGGTTCTCGTTCTCGGGACGACTTTCCCAGTCACAAAGGACATTCTCAGGATACTGATGGAGG GATCTCCTCGGGACGTTCCTCTCAGCAGGgtgagagagctgctgctgctgtcggtcGGAGGAGTCGTGGCCGTTCACAGTTTGCACGTGTGGAGCCTCAACATGAGCAACGCTTTGCTTTCCGTCCACGTGGTCACAG ACGAAGATGCCGATTCGCAGATCGTCCTCACCGAGGCAACGGAGCTCCTGCGCTCCGAGTTCGGTTTCTCCGGCGTCACCATCCAAGTGGAGCGTGACGAACCCAGGAGTCAGACTGTGGCGACTGATACGTAG